In Bacteroidia bacterium, a genomic segment contains:
- a CDS encoding twin-arginine translocation signal domain-containing protein codes for MKSKPNSLNRRDFVKATAGLAGAAFLTPGFTFNILPAPPRMSEDIIGHGSHRYRVQKEWGNQDPSKFPVNNCHEMMMDSKGRLIMVTDEIKNNILIYDKSGKILDSWGTAYPGGHGLTLWNAGGEEFLFICDPNLGIVQKTTLDGKVLLTIGHPKEIGEYKDTDPFKPTETAIGPNGDIYVADGYGSQWILQYSATGEFIRKFGGKGDGESQFETAHGVCIDSRNPANPTLLCTSRVHNSFKRFTLDGQYLSTIFLPGAFVCRPVIHGENIYAGVCWSRLKYLNQTNRSGFVTILDKNDKVISNPGGTKPVYRKGELQLMVQETPVFMHCHDVCIDNEENIYVCQWNAEKSYPIKLVRV; via the coding sequence ATGAAATCAAAACCCAATTCCCTCAACCGCAGAGATTTTGTCAAAGCTACGGCCGGTCTGGCTGGTGCTGCTTTTCTGACACCTGGATTCACCTTTAATATTCTTCCTGCTCCACCCCGGATGAGTGAAGATATTATTGGCCACGGCTCACATCGCTACCGTGTACAAAAAGAATGGGGAAATCAGGATCCCTCAAAATTTCCGGTAAACAATTGCCACGAAATGATGATGGACAGCAAAGGCCGGCTGATCATGGTCACTGATGAAATCAAAAACAATATTCTCATCTACGACAAGTCGGGGAAAATCCTGGACTCCTGGGGTACTGCATACCCTGGCGGCCATGGACTTACGCTTTGGAATGCCGGTGGAGAGGAGTTTTTGTTTATTTGCGATCCCAATCTGGGGATTGTTCAGAAAACCACCCTCGATGGAAAAGTGCTGCTGACAATCGGCCACCCCAAAGAGATTGGCGAATACAAAGATACCGATCCGTTTAAACCAACAGAAACTGCGATTGGTCCCAATGGGGATATCTATGTCGCTGATGGGTACGGCTCTCAGTGGATCCTTCAGTATTCGGCTACCGGGGAGTTTATCCGAAAGTTTGGCGGTAAAGGTGATGGGGAATCACAGTTTGAAACTGCACACGGGGTATGTATAGATAGCCGTAATCCTGCTAACCCTACCTTATTGTGTACTTCCCGCGTGCACAACAGCTTCAAGCGGTTTACACTGGATGGGCAATATCTTTCTACGATTTTCCTTCCGGGGGCTTTTGTGTGCCGGCCGGTGATTCACGGTGAAAATATCTACGCAGGCGTATGCTGGTCCCGGCTTAAGTACCTCAATCAGACCAACCGTTCGGGTTTTGTAACGATTCTGGACAAAAATGACAAGGTGATTTCTAATCCCGGCGGTACAAAACCTGTGTACCGCAAAGGAGAACTGCAGCTAATGGTACAGGAAACGCCGGTATTTATGCATTGCCATGACGTATGTATTGACAATGAAGAAAATATCTACGTATGTCAGTGGAATGCAGAAAAATCGTATCCGATCAAGCTGGTGCGGGTATGA
- a CDS encoding radical SAM protein has translation MRPYPPLGILYISAWLEENGLKNTIFDTTFSAPAQLFDYILAERPAYLLVYVNLMTKINVLRLIRFVRSQQDLNHTKIILGGPEVKYHAANFLENQADFLVIGEGEVTTLELLQALESGENADIAAIQGLAFRDGSGNVVFTEARTKVRDIDSLPFPARDKIDLHQYMETWRTHHGKSTLSVSTMRGCPYTCKWCSRAVYGLSYRRRSPEKVAEELAYLQQHYNPDSLWFVDDVFTVSHKWLADFRDAIAKKEIHIPFECITRADRMNEEVIKMLKESGCFRVWIGAESGSQKIIDRMDRRVDVNQVREMIILTRKHGLEAGTFIMLGYPGETETDIEETIDHLKIANPDHFTITVAYPIKGTELYQEVAAIQTVLPEWATSTDRDIDFVRTYPRNYYNWAVRHVVNEVNFHKNGLIHPRYSFTGLGLKARSIIAKTGMWWIRSRNGLSKTQVDL, from the coding sequence ATGCGGCCCTATCCCCCGCTGGGTATTCTCTATATTTCGGCATGGCTGGAAGAAAACGGGCTGAAAAATACGATTTTCGATACTACCTTTTCCGCACCTGCACAATTGTTTGATTATATCCTGGCTGAACGTCCGGCTTATCTGTTGGTATATGTCAATCTGATGACTAAAATCAACGTTCTGCGCCTGATCAGGTTTGTGCGTAGCCAGCAGGATCTCAACCATACCAAGATTATATTGGGCGGGCCGGAAGTAAAATATCATGCAGCGAATTTTCTGGAAAACCAGGCAGATTTCCTCGTCATTGGAGAAGGAGAAGTAACGACGCTCGAACTCCTCCAGGCACTCGAAAGTGGCGAAAATGCTGATATCGCCGCCATTCAGGGGCTTGCATTCCGGGATGGCAGCGGCAACGTCGTATTTACCGAAGCGCGTACAAAGGTCAGGGATATCGACAGCCTTCCCTTTCCAGCCAGGGATAAAATAGATTTGCATCAATACATGGAGACCTGGCGTACACACCACGGTAAAAGCACCCTTTCGGTCAGCACGATGCGCGGCTGTCCTTATACCTGTAAGTGGTGCAGCCGGGCAGTGTACGGACTCAGTTACCGGCGTCGGTCGCCGGAGAAGGTAGCCGAAGAGCTAGCCTATCTACAGCAACACTACAACCCCGACTCCCTGTGGTTTGTCGATGATGTGTTTACAGTCAGCCACAAATGGCTGGCCGACTTTCGCGATGCCATAGCGAAAAAAGAGATTCATATCCCTTTTGAGTGTATCACACGCGCCGACAGGATGAATGAGGAAGTAATCAAAATGCTGAAGGAAAGCGGCTGCTTTCGTGTATGGATTGGCGCGGAAAGTGGCTCACAAAAAATCATTGACCGAATGGACCGGAGAGTGGATGTAAATCAGGTTAGGGAAATGATTATTCTCACCAGAAAACATGGCCTGGAAGCCGGCACATTTATCATGCTGGGATATCCCGGCGAAACAGAAACGGATATTGAAGAGACCATTGATCATCTCAAAATCGCCAACCCCGACCATTTTACCATTACAGTCGCCTACCCGATCAAAGGTACGGAGTTGTACCAGGAGGTTGCGGCCATACAGACCGTTCTCCCCGAATGGGCAACTTCCACTGACCGGGACATAGATTTTGTCAGAACCTACCCGAGAAATTATTATAACTGGGCAGTAAGGCATGTGGTAAATGAAGTAAATTTCCACAAAAATGGTTTAATTCACCCCCGGTATTCCTTCACAGGCCTGGGACTGAAAGCACGGTCAATCATTGCCAAAACCGGGATGTGGTGGATTCGCTCACGCAATGGACTATCAAAAACGCAGGTTGACTTATGA
- a CDS encoding DUF1801 domain-containing protein, which yields MDTTVKDIDTYISEFPEEIQVMLEQIRATIRKAAPEAEEAIKYAMPTFVLNGNLVHFAAFKNHIGFYPVPSGIKAFEAELSVYKMGKGSVQFPLDKPMPLELIDKIVRFRVVENADKATKKKRSGK from the coding sequence ATGGATACAACGGTCAAAGACATTGATACCTATATCAGTGAATTTCCGGAAGAAATTCAGGTCATGCTGGAACAAATCCGCGCGACGATCCGGAAGGCAGCACCTGAGGCAGAAGAGGCGATCAAATACGCCATGCCCACCTTTGTTCTGAATGGCAACCTTGTCCATTTTGCCGCATTCAAAAATCATATTGGATTTTATCCGGTTCCGTCCGGGATCAAGGCATTTGAGGCAGAACTTTCTGTGTATAAGATGGGCAAAGGTTCGGTACAGTTTCCGCTGGATAAGCCGATGCCACTGGAGCTGATAGATAAAATTGTCAGGTTCAGGGTTGTGGAAAATGCAGACAAAGCCACAAAAAAGAAGCGGTCTGGAAAATGA
- a CDS encoding class I SAM-dependent methyltransferase has product MPDKNKGVEILSPVSENFEKHYLKVRRKENRIYSDAEVRELPDTFFYNLHRQEWELRQKSLQRIFQYLKKREKSARVLDLGCGNGWLSGNLSKLQHLEITGMDVNLFELEQAERVFDAPNLHFAYGNIFEDILPFATFDYIILASAIQYFPNLPQLINRCRQFLVQGGEIHILDSSLYQEKELEDAKERTLKYYQSISCEEMAERYFHHLQTDIQGFDFSYLYRPGGFFNKIRGKRDVPFPWIRIIN; this is encoded by the coding sequence ATGCCTGATAAAAACAAAGGCGTAGAGATTCTCTCACCCGTTTCTGAAAATTTTGAGAAACACTACCTCAAGGTTAGAAGAAAGGAAAATCGCATCTATTCAGATGCGGAAGTACGCGAATTGCCCGATACTTTTTTTTACAACCTCCACAGACAGGAATGGGAATTGCGCCAAAAGTCTCTTCAACGTATATTTCAATACCTCAAAAAAAGAGAAAAATCCGCCCGCGTACTTGATCTGGGGTGTGGAAACGGATGGCTTTCAGGAAATCTTTCAAAACTCCAACACCTGGAAATTACCGGCATGGATGTGAATTTATTTGAACTGGAACAGGCGGAAAGAGTGTTTGATGCACCTAATCTTCATTTTGCCTACGGCAATATTTTTGAAGACATTCTGCCTTTTGCCACCTTCGATTACATTATTCTCGCCAGTGCTATCCAGTATTTTCCCAATTTACCTCAACTGATCAACCGTTGCCGGCAGTTTCTGGTTCAGGGAGGGGAAATACATATTCTGGACAGTTCCCTGTATCAGGAAAAAGAACTTGAAGATGCGAAGGAAAGAACCCTCAAGTACTATCAGTCTATCAGCTGTGAGGAGATGGCAGAACGTTATTTCCACCATCTCCAGACAGACATTCAAGGGTTTGATTTTTCGTATTTATACCGCCCGGGCGGATTTTTCAACAAAATCAGGGGCAAACGAGACGTTCCTTTCCCCTGGATTCGCATTATCAACTGA